The region AttcaaataactaaaaaaaaaaaaaaaaagtcacatttttagCAAATATACATTTATCATACTGTACATATAAGTTGTAATgcgtgttttatttttagattatttaggcaaaaaaagtgcaaaatttTTATATCTGCCATTTATTGGAGATAACACAAAATATTTATCTGCTTTTCCGTACTGGCCAAATTTTATCCCAACGTTTTATAAAGTAAATGGAGGAATAACTTGAATATTGTTAGTAATGTTTCAAGATGAACACTGCTTGGATTAAAGCAACTTCCATTACAAGCAATCAGAATTTCATCGTCAGGCTTTCCAGGGTTAATATAAACTTGTAAAATGAACTTAAAGCTGTAACAGTGACTGGGGTTGATGATGTGTTTGTGCTGGATCCGGTCGGTACattagagcccctttcacactgcatgtcggacccggcaaattgccggaacattgccaggtcgtcgtctgtgtgaaagcaaacacgtccctaTTTTGACCGCTGCCAAATTATTATCCCTctagtattggtaggtttaggagtaggtttgggggaggggttaggattaggcaatCAGGTAACAATTTGAACGAGggggggtaataatttggcagggggtcaaaattgggcacaacaccggGATACactacccgtgtatttgccggaatcgcagtgcgAAAGGTGCTTAGGAGACACCATACGTGGGACATTACCTTCGGTGGAGAGAACACCTTTGACCACAGACTGCAGAGAAAATTAAACATACACATGATTAGATGAGTGCAACACGGAATGACCTACATTTCTATTTAAATCACTGAAGGAAAGCTAACAATGCATTTCAGTCAACATCTTGCCTTGAAGTCAGAGTAtgaatcatttttttgttttgttgtttggatCAATAATTGACGCAGCCAAAGTGAGTAATACCTTTACAGCAGAGGTATTAATTATGATAGTTGCAGTGACAGAATTAGTCCTCTGGTTAAAGGTCCCCTGTGTGCTGCTGTTTGGAGTCATTTGACTGGCTTTGATAACAGGCCCCATGGTAGAGCTGGGTTTTCTGATGGCTGTCCCTGTAACACCGGCTGGTTTAATGATGGTAGCTCCCACTGATGGCGTGAAAATAGCAGTTCCTGTAGCGGCGGGTGGTTTCTGAATGGCAGTTCCTGTAGTGGAATTAAGTTTAATATTGGTAGTAGCTGATACACTGGTGATACACTCTGATGATTGGTGTAGTGGTCACAGTTGACTGCAAAAAAGAGATGGAGAATAAAAAGGTGCATTTCCATAATAAATCAAATGCTTGTAAGGTATCTTGTATGACGGCTTTTCATGGCTTTTTGAAATACCATTGacagatgcatttatttatttatttatctaaaaattCGGACATGGTTTCTCGGAGTTCTGAATATGAATAAtcagtctgaattgtgagatagtttttttttttttaacaagcttCCATGCTTATTGAATACTTCTTATACggccaaattaaatttaaatattatctaaaaaatattaattttgcattaaatgtatttttatacacaattaaattataaattataaattaaatataattgtattaatattaacatatgaATACTTTAAGATAAAgggtaatatttaaaattaaaataataatatattacattttaaattcattacaaaatatgtatatgaCACTTTTTATAATAAGATAATCatacataaagaaaaagaaaaagaaaactgcatACCTGCTCAtgcatcaaaaaaacaaaacaaaaaaaaaacattttggccCTGGTGATCCAAAGACCCTAGTCTGAAAACCACGTTTATCTCACTGGATCTTTGTTTCTATTCGCAGCATTAAAAATAAGTGACCAAAATAACACACCTGTGAGGATGGGGGTCTAAGCAGAAGCATTGGCACTGGCTGGTTTTGGCAGCATTCCCTGAGCCTGTGCCTAGGCCAGAGCCTGCCGAGAGACCAACATCAACGGCCCGCTGTCACTGTAGATAAACTCCATTCCttcagaggcagagagagagagtaagacaTCGCCAAGATTGATAAGTAGGCTTGATGGTTAAGTACAGTATTACAGTTTGAATATACAAACAGACCAAAGAAGTGATATAGTGGATCCTGAATCCACCCGTAACTCACGGTGTGGGACCTTGGAGTTGGCAGACAGCTGCAGTGGCACAGTCTGAAGTGTGCTGTCATTGGTACACTTTGTGATGGGGTGTAAATACTTGGCAATGTCACGACTGCCCCTTTGGCCGTGGTCAGTGTGGTGACTCTGGGCTGATTTATGGCCACAGAGCTAACAGAGACCCTTCCAGGCCCCTGCTCCCTGAATATTAGACGTCACCACCCTGACTCTTACAAGCACTGGTGTGGTGGATCTGATCTTTGCAGGGTTTGATAAGATCATTGGAGCAGGTTCAGATGTGGCTGGACTGGAGCTCATGACTGTTACAGGATGCTGATTAGCAGAGTTTGATGAATTAGCCTCTGCCTTTGGTTTCGGCTTTACTCTTTCCCCATTAGGAGAAGCTAAATCTGGTTTGCTGTTTTCAGAGGTGTTAACATTAGCGTTTGAGTCTGaagtttctctttttttgtctaaTGAAGTGTCCACATACTCCATAGTGTTGCTTGTtttcctgttgttgtttttattttctctgaaGACGCGTGAGACTTATCACTGTCAAATTTATCTGAACCTGATGATTCACACATTATGTAGTCTACTTTCTCGATGGATTAAACACAGATGGAATATTTTGGTGGAGAGGACAACCCTGAAATGTTTTTCCATCTATTTGGTTGAAAAATTTAATTTACGTGTACAAATACGCAGGTGACATGATTTTGATTCACCCGAAGGAtctgaatcatttgaattaaCTCCCAACTATTCTTGATTTCTCGGTTGTTGAGTGTTTCTGTATGCTACACGGTTACGCCAGTAGGTGGAGACAAGcgaatgtctttttttgtgtgtgagcaAGTCAGTGAATCACTCAACTGATTCGCTAGTCATTCATGAGGGTAACAAGTGTTTGTAAATGAGATGCCTTGTTCACACCATTCCGAATCTCGTTTAGATTCAAAAATCTTAATCGACCCCTTCAGTCAAGGGTGTATTCGTTCAGTAGATCAAGCCAATTAAATGCTTACTTGAATaccaccgtcacacaactccaacctcttctacagaggcaccatagAGAGCATCCTGtcaagctgcatcactgtgtggtatagCGCCTGCAACACGTCCTTAAAACTCTTAAAGTTTGTACACTTTCGATGCAGAAAAGTatatacttttgagtgtgtagtagaAGAGTAGGCAAGATTTGGGACATACTACAACACCAGTTAGGTCTTTAACGGACCGCTCTGTGCATGGTTACACGCATCCTTACACTGTAAACTACCCTTTTCACAGTTAACATCCtctacatttcatttaatttaacttcttACAGTATTAGAGAGAAATTAGGTAGTATGTTGATCTGCCAGCTGTTGGTCTTTATGCAGAAAACTCtgctcatatattttttttttggcataaataacaaagataacattaaataaatctacctgaaatagtagaccatctgCAGACTTTTGGCACACTCGTTTCGATATACTATGCTTTGGgaaatacttattttaatttcacatactatttaggatggatgGAATGAACATTGGGACTCAGGGCCAATCTTTGAAATGAGAGAAAGTGAGCGCGTGGAGAATGATTCACGAACAAATATCATAAAAGGATCTCACAGTCGAATTTAATACCTGAGCACTGAGTATGAATTAAAATTGATTTAGTCGTTGTAGGCCTACtctaaattaaatttttcaaGAAGCAGACATTCCCTTGAAACTTGTGTGTTATGTTGTAGGCATATTTTCCATATGTTAATACACAAGTCTTGGTGatttttcaaaacttttattaacaatgtCACATTACATTCTTCTAAAACTTTAATCTCATGGATTATAAACAAGTTTTAAGTGTAGCCAGACACTGtaaattttatgatttaaataaaaaaaatcttaattttttgtgtaatatttgaaagaaaaaatactGAATGTTACAACATATATTCATCTGACTggtttgacagttttttttttcaatttgaactTGTctgctaaaattataaaaatgaagaaCAGTTGGGGAAATAAATATACTTGTAATCTTTCAGATCATTCAACTGCAAAATTGGGGTTTGTCTAAGTCATATGATTCCTCAGAAACCCACAGCTGTGATTTACCggttacatatgtgtgtgtttatgtgtgtgtttctaataAGTGCTGCTATTCCTCTCTGGTGTGATATGCTATTTATGAGAAAAACACTTGAAgattagcaaaataaaatattcatcaaACAGCTTATTAAATAAGTATGGCAGTTGAAATTCTTTACAGGATGTCATATATAGAGTGTAACATTAGTTTAGTCTCTTCCACTTCTAGCAGTCATGATAGGACAAGACAAATCCAGCAAAAGCAGTCTGACAGTCTTCAAGTTTTAAAACAAAGCTTCACACAGAGAATCAAATGGAGACCACTCAATACAGCCAGAGAAATGCAGAAAAAGTTCCCGTTTGAATTTCAACACTTTTTCCTTATTTGAAACAGTTTATTTAGGGACAGTACCAATGAAAAAAAAGTCTCAGAGGATTACAACATAAATCAAAACATCCCTTTATAATCAGTTAAAAATACCACATCCAGTTTGTTGTTTGTGAGAGCGGGCAGCTAATCCAGCGGTTCCTGTTTGATTCGAATGACGGAGGTCGTGACCCCACGGTGACTTCTTTTGATCTCTCTCCTCAGAACGTACTCACTGAACTGGGTTGAGTCCACACCACCTCCACAAGAAGCAGCAATCTCAAAACCTCTTTGCTGCAGTCGCTCCAGAACCTGAGGAACACAAAAATTCCCAAACACACACCAAATTATCATCCTTTCATATTCTACAAACAGTAACCAATTAATATACACTATTGTTTTAACATGTGGGGTCAGTAAGTTCTTAATGGTTCTGAATGAAATATCTTATACCCACCAAGGccaaatgtatttgattaaattattttaaaatgtaatttattccagtgatggcaaagctggatttccaGCAGccgttattccagtcttcagtgacacatgatccttcagatatcattataatatgctgggGTTTAGTGCTCAAGTCAATTTTTTTGTGTCacgtttgatcattttaatgcattcttgctgcataaaagtattagtttctttcaataaataaatacaaatctgacagtagtgaaaatatttttttccacacgAATAGTTAAGATGTCTAGAGGCACAGACCTTGCCTCTGAATCAACTTTCCCGTCAACCTTGGCAGGTTgtgtttacaaatgtttttatacagCTTGAGATTCAAATGCAACAAATTTGCAGAATGCTTTATTTGTTGGGATGCACATGTTCTTGCTAAGGATGTGGAGCTTTAAAGATGCTGTACTATAAAGTAATCACCGTTTGTgtctcacagagagagagaaaagcagcaTATGGATTTAGAACGACACGAGTAAATTGTGACTCTTTTCATGTTagtgtgaactatccttttaattgaACACCCCTGGCACAAAATAACTTTCgtcttcatttagaaacataacaCAGCGAAAGTGTTAGAAACCATCTGTCCAGCAGCTCTCTCAACTGAATAAAATGAGATACTTAAACCACTTGCTTATTCGGtctttctatctgtctatttctctgtctcactctctctcacagttTCTTCCAGTCCTGCAGATATTCGCTCCACAGAACTGTGAGATCACATTCCATTAGTGTGCCTTGAGGATGTCCCTTCATCTTTTTCTCTCCAGCACTGCCTCACTAATTTCCCTtcacccccaccaccaccagcaaCCTCTCATTTACAGGTCAAAGTTTCTGTTTGTCTGCACTGTGTGACTTTCCATCATGCTTTTGTCCTTCAACCCCCTTTTTCCCTCATTTTTCTTTCCTGTCTTCTGCCTCTACTTTTCTCAATCTCCTGCTTCCATTAGTGTGACGGCAAGTGCCAGGGGCCAAAAGATTTAATAAGCAAACAGGATTAGACAGcctctagacacacacacacacacacacacacacacacacaacacaaacagtaTGAAATGGTTACAGAGCACAGTATAGGAAAAACTGAGCTCATATTGTACATTCATTCCTGACATGAATCATAGGCCAGTGTTTGTAGTTTGTAATTCAAAATTTCTGGACAaggttgttttaaaaaaactttcattCGAAGTGGTTACATATGGTGTAACCAtgaagtaaaaaattatatatattcttaacACTGTAGATACATGCGAGTATACACTTCTCGAACATTAAATTCATTTCATGTTCATTCGTTAATTATgtcaaacaataaacaaacaactatatatatatatatatatatatatatatatatatatacatacagtatataaaactgCAATGTAAATATACTTCAAATGTACTTTGAACTttggaaaatttattttttatagtgtacTTGAGGTTTTCTTTTCaagaatgtaattattttaatgacagtttTTTTACTTCAATATGATATCAGGACAGTTGTGTCacatttttgtgtaatatttttgacTTTGTTTATGGCTAGCATGCCTCTAAAAATTtcctaaaaatgaatttttaatataaaaataagtaaataactgGAATCGCTGATGTGTGAGTGGTGTTTGAGGTGTCACGCACCTGTACAGAGTTGAGGTGGCAGTATCCGTTTAGAGGGAAGCGTATGACGTGAGTGGAATCGTGGTTCCAGCCTGCGTTGACAGAGTTGCACATGACGTCTCCTATCTCTGGAAAGATGTCCTCGATTAGGGCTTTGTCACCGCTGAGTGTTATCCTCTCTCCCAGCTCGGGGGCCACGCGCActaccacacactcacacatgcgtGATGTGTACCTAGAGTCCTGCTCCGACCGCCAGCGCTCCAGCTCAGCCTGCAGAGGCTGCAGCTGGAAATATCGGGCCTCCTCGTACAGCAGAGAGTAGTcctacacacacagatacacagataGATGGCACAACTGCTAAGAAAGATTCACCTACAAATGAAAAACCAGTGTTTATGgctgcatatttattttgtttttggacAGCCCTTGGTCACTATGAACTGTTGTATGGGAAGAATTGTGTAGTGATTCTTCAAAAGTACTTTTACTTCTGTTTCatgaaaaaatctaaaaacagCATATGGGTTTGGAGCAACACTATGTTGATTAAAAAgagacagaatgtttattttagggtgaactattcttagattttttttaaatgcctcaGTTTAACATCAATAAAAATGCAGCATAAGATTTTAATTCCTACCTTAAAGTCATCTGGAATGAGCAGTTTTGAGGTCCTGAGGAAGTTTAATATGTAGCGGAACATGTGTCCATCGCGATCTATAAAATAATGTTGCTTCAGGCTGTCCAATACAATGGGCTCCGTGCCATCAAACAAACGACCAATCCTGTGAGAGGAACAGACAAATGCTAAAATATTTAGATGTAATCGAACAGCAATAATGATTTGCTTTCTTAtgcagaatacacacacacacacacacacacacacacacacaaacaggtatTCTCATTATGGGGACACTAtacattattttctatacccTTACCCCTAACCTAACCCTCACAAAACTTTCAGTAGTTTTTCCTTGTTGGTCCCCACAATGTAAAGgaataccaggtacacacacatgtacacacaattaattacatatatagcTTATGTTTTAATTACAATAGTTTTCTGTTGTCGATGCTGTTTTCCAAAAATCTAGAGTCAAAGCTTGGagttcaaaagcaaaaaaaatgttgttttctcaGGTTTTTCTCACATTTATTTCTAATTGTTATGTATATGCTATATACAATAAAAAGTAACTATAATTAACTATGTAAGACTAATTCAAAGTTCAGTCTCACATACAATCAGTCTGACAGCAGTTTCATGTGCTTCTAGACAGAGTAAGCTTTAAGATCAACTGCTCTAACCCAAATTCCACttctatacaaatatacaaatgttgTCATGGGAAATGAATGCATGGTGATCCTTTCCAAAAGGCCAGTTAATGGACTAATGTATCTTAACTACAATAACAATGGTTTTACCAATGTACTGTTTTTTGCTTGCGCTTAAAGAGATGTCAATTTACAGAAAAGAATTGATCGAAACAATCGGAGAAAAAAATTGTAGTGACTAGGTGCTGCTCTGATGTTATTGACTTCGACTGAAGTTTGAGAAATTCAGTTTGAGActtatataatactatataatataatatattaattaaaaacaatcatCTGAGTGTGCTCATGTAAATATATAACTGTCCAACAGCGGACTTTGTCAGCTCTTTCGGTCAGCACAGTCTGGCTGAACTGTAGCCTGTGTCTGCATCAGCATCACAGAGGGCAAGGCTGGAGGCGGCAAACATCATTGCTCCTGACGACACAAATGTCATCATCCAGCGCCCTGCTTCCTGGCTCTAAGATGAGTATGTTGTCATATTGATGTTGTTTGTGATCAAGATGCCACGGGGGGGAATGGATCACAACTGTCACTAATGCCAATGCTCTCAGAAACATCTATTTGACAATGACAAAGGCTTTCCGAGGCCTATATTTGATAATACCAGAACCGTTTGATTCTAAATGAGACAATTATGTGTGAGACTCAGTATTTCTATGCCACTGTAAGGGACAGTGGGAGGCAGAAACTGTATGAGACATGTGAGCAGTTGTGAAACAGGGTGCTAGTCTGGCTCAAAGCGCTTCAGGCTCCTTTTGGCCTGTGCTCTGATGTTTGACTCAGTCAGCAGCTACAAGACAATAATGCTCTTTGGCATTGCAGAAACACACCGGTCAGTGAGCTAATGAGCACAGACAAGCCCCACATACACAcgaaacacacacatatggagCTAACACACATCATAACGGACTTGTGTGTGAACAGACGTGTTCAGAGGATGTCATGAAATTTTAGGCTGACTGCCAAATGTATTATTGTGATTGGTAAAAAGAACACCTTTTCCTTTGAACACCTCAGTCATCTATTACTAGGGCAGATTTCCAAAACGTTTAAATCCTGTAATCAACAGAAGCTGATAATAATCATTCCTTATCTTTTCATGCAGTTCACAGTGCTTAAAGTTTATAAGAGGAGTTTATTCGTATTATATAAGGACCTAGAACAAATCCATGTGCATCAGTGTCTGTATTGTTTGTTTTAGGTGCAAAACTTGAATGTAAGAAACTTATCCAAAACATAGGCTAATCAATATTTGTCAGTTGTATGCTTTTCAACATGCTGGATCACAAAATGAAACAACTCGttacattaattaaaagtaataaatggCAATAtgctttatttgaatgttttatcgATCTGTTAGAAATAATTTAATTCTCTATTCGCAACATGTACCTCAGAATTCCTTTTTGGAATCAATTCCCACCCCTATCTGTTACACTTATGGTGTTCATTTCTATatgttttgtgtctttgtgtgaaaTTTACCTGGACTCTGGGTATTTGGTTAATGTGGCCAGGCTGCTGGTGTACATGTGACCCCCTACATCAATGTGGACCGGTGCATTGGTCTTCGTGAGCTGTGCAGGTGTAGGGATGCCAGCTGTACCCAGCGGGGAGACCGGCGAATGTGCCAAGATCGGCCGAGTCGACATGCCCACACTGTTACTGCGATtctcctgacaaaaaaaaaaagatgataggTAAGATTTTAAGATGAATATTCACAGTAGGAGGTTAAGtgagtcaacatgaaatggcatttgaACCCCACTTTACTTTGTTTATGGATCAGCATTTGATTGGATCATGAAAAGCGGACACTGACACACCAGAACAGATGCTTTGATAATATAGATATACTGCCTTAGGAAA is a window of Carassius auratus strain Wakin chromosome 45, ASM336829v1, whole genome shotgun sequence DNA encoding:
- the LOC113063263 gene encoding BTB/POZ domain-containing protein KCTD1 isoform X2 is translated as MFQENRSNSVGMSTRPILAHSPVSPLGTAGIPTPAQLTKTNAPVHIDVGGHMYTSSLATLTKYPESRIGRLFDGTEPIVLDSLKQHYFIDRDGHMFRYILNFLRTSKLLIPDDFKDYSLLYEEARYFQLQPLQAELERWRSEQDSRYTSRMCECVVVRVAPELGERITLSGDKALIEDIFPEIGDVMCNSVNAGWNHDSTHVIRFPLNGYCHLNSVQVLERLQQRGFEIAASCGGGVDSTQFSEYVLRREIKRSHRGVTTSVIRIKQEPLD